The following coding sequences lie in one Streptomyces venezuelae genomic window:
- a CDS encoding inorganic phosphate transporter, producing MDTFALIVTIGVALGFTYTNGFHDSANAIATSVSTRALTPRAALAMAAVMNLAGAFMGSGVAKTVSEGIIETPHGDKGMWILFAALIGAIVWNLITWYFGLPSSSSHALFGGMVGAALAGGIGVIWSGVVDKIVIPMFLSPVVGLVVGYLVMCAIMWMFRKSNPHKAKRGFRIAQTVSAAGMALGHGLQDAQKTMGIVVMALVISDVQSADAPIPIWVKIACALMLSAGTYAGGWRIMRTLGRKIIELDPPQGFAAETTGAGIMFTTAFMFHAPISTTHVITSAIMGVGATKRVNAVRWGVAKNIILGWFITMPAAAIVAALSFWAVDLAFL from the coding sequence ATGGACACCTTTGCTTTGATCGTGACGATCGGCGTCGCGCTCGGATTTACGTATACGAACGGCTTTCACGACTCCGCGAACGCCATCGCCACATCCGTCTCCACCCGTGCGCTGACGCCTCGCGCGGCGCTCGCCATGGCCGCGGTGATGAACCTCGCCGGTGCCTTCATGGGCAGCGGGGTCGCCAAGACCGTGAGTGAGGGGATCATCGAGACCCCGCACGGCGACAAGGGGATGTGGATCCTCTTCGCGGCGCTCATCGGCGCCATCGTGTGGAACCTGATCACCTGGTACTTCGGCCTGCCCTCGTCCTCGTCCCACGCGCTCTTCGGCGGCATGGTCGGCGCGGCGCTCGCGGGCGGCATCGGGGTCATCTGGTCCGGGGTCGTCGACAAGATCGTCATCCCGATGTTCCTCTCCCCGGTGGTCGGCCTCGTCGTCGGTTACCTGGTGATGTGCGCGATCATGTGGATGTTCCGCAAGTCCAACCCGCACAAGGCCAAGCGCGGCTTCCGCATCGCGCAGACGGTCTCCGCGGCCGGTATGGCCCTCGGCCACGGTCTGCAGGACGCGCAGAAGACGATGGGCATCGTGGTGATGGCGCTCGTCATTTCCGACGTGCAGAGCGCCGATGCCCCCATCCCGATCTGGGTCAAGATCGCCTGTGCGCTGATGCTCTCCGCCGGTACGTACGCGGGCGGCTGGCGCATCATGCGGACGCTCGGCCGGAAGATCATCGAGCTGGACCCGCCGCAGGGCTTCGCCGCCGAGACGACCGGCGCGGGCATCATGTTCACCACGGCGTTCATGTTCCACGCGCCGATCTCGACGACGCACGTCATCACCTCCGCGATCATGGGTGTGGGCGCGACGAAGCGGGTGAACGCGGTGCGCTGGGGTGTCGCCAAGAACATCATTCTGGGCTGGTTCATCACGATGCCGGCTGCTGCCATCGTGGCCGCGTTGAGCTTCTGGGCCGTGGATCTCGCGTTCCTGTAG
- a CDS encoding DUF47 domain-containing protein, whose amino-acid sequence MRFRLTPRETSFYDMFAASADNIVTGSKLLMELLGADSSARAEIAERMRAAEHAGDDATHAIFHQLNSSFITPFDREDIYNLASSLDDIMDFMEEAVDLVVLYQVEELPKGVEQQIEVLARAAELTAEAMPNLRTMANLTEYWIEVNRLENQADQIHRKLLAQLFNGKYDAIEVLKLKQIVDVLEEAADAFEHVANTVETIAVKES is encoded by the coding sequence GTGCGCTTTCGTCTGACCCCCAGGGAGACGAGCTTCTACGACATGTTCGCCGCATCCGCGGACAACATCGTCACGGGCTCGAAGCTCCTCATGGAACTGCTCGGAGCGGACTCTTCCGCACGGGCCGAGATCGCAGAGCGTATGCGGGCCGCGGAACACGCGGGAGACGACGCGACGCATGCGATCTTCCACCAGCTGAACTCCTCGTTCATCACGCCGTTCGACCGCGAGGACATCTACAACCTCGCGTCGTCCCTCGACGACATCATGGACTTCATGGAGGAGGCCGTCGACCTGGTCGTCCTCTACCAGGTCGAGGAGCTCCCGAAGGGCGTCGAGCAGCAGATCGAGGTGCTCGCGCGCGCCGCCGAACTCACCGCGGAGGCCATGCCCAATCTGCGGACGATGGCCAACCTCACCGAGTACTGGATCGAGGTCAACCGTCTGGAGAACCAGGCCGACCAGATCCACCGCAAGCTCCTGGCTCAGCTCTTCAACGGCAAGTACGACGCCATCGAGGTGCTGAAGCTCAAGCAGATCGTGGATGTGCTGGAAGAGGCCGCGGACGCCTTCGAGCACGTGGCGAACACTGTGGAGACCATCGCGGTCAAGGAGTCCTGA
- a CDS encoding metal-sensitive transcriptional regulator, with product MTTTEAADAAGTAVPTPGALEAPSEEAQGPAHEVHGYHKQKAEHLKRLRRIEGQIRGLQRMVEEDVYCIDILTQVSAGTKALQSFALQLLEEHLRHCVADAAVKGGTEIDAKVEEATKAIARMMRT from the coding sequence ATGACGACCACTGAGGCGGCCGACGCGGCCGGCACGGCCGTACCGACCCCGGGGGCGCTGGAGGCGCCCTCCGAGGAGGCCCAGGGCCCCGCGCACGAGGTGCACGGCTACCACAAGCAGAAGGCCGAACACCTCAAGCGCCTGCGCCGCATCGAGGGCCAGATCCGCGGCCTGCAGCGCATGGTCGAGGAGGACGTCTACTGCATCGACATACTCACGCAGGTCTCGGCCGGCACGAAGGCGCTCCAGTCCTTCGCCCTCCAGCTCCTGGAGGAGCACCTGCGCCACTGCGTGGCCGACGCGGCGGTCAAGGGCGGTACGGAGATCGACGCGAAGGTCGAGGAGGCGACGAAGGCGATCGCGCGCATGATGCGGACGTGA